Proteins from a single region of Urocitellus parryii isolate mUroPar1 chromosome 4, mUroPar1.hap1, whole genome shotgun sequence:
- the Tbc1d10c gene encoding carabin, translating into MAQALGEDLVQSSELQDDSSSLGSDSELSGPGPYRQADRYGFIGGSSAEPGPGHPPADLIRQREMKWVEMTSHWEKTMSRRYKKVKMQCRKGIPSALRARCWPLLCGAQVCQKNSPGTYQELAEAPGDPQWMETIGRDLHRQFPLHEMFVSPQGHGQQGLLQVLKAYTLYRPEQGYCQAQGPVAAVLLMYLPPEEAFWCLVQICEVYLPGYYGPHMEAVRLDAEVFMALLRRLLPRVHKHLQQVGVGPLLYLPEWFLCLFARSLPFPTVLRIWDAFLSEGAKVLFRVGLTLVRLALGTAEQRMACPGLLETLGALRAIPPAQLQEEVFMSQVHSVALSERDLQREIRVQLAQLSKSASEPLPRPQARLPGAQAIFEAQQLAGARGSARPEVPRIVVQPPEETTPPRRKPQTRGKTFHGLLTRSRGPPMEGAPRPHRGSASFLDTRF; encoded by the exons ATGGcccaggccctgggggaggacctAGTGCAGTCTTCTGAGCTGCAGGATGATTCCAGCTCTTTGGGGTCTGACTCAGAACTGAGTGGGCCTGGCCCCTATCGCCAGGCTGACCGCTACGGCTTCATTGGGGGCAGCTCAGCAGAGCCAGG GCCAGGTCACCCCCCTGCAGACCTTATCCGCCAAAGAGAGATGAAATGGGTAGAGATGACCTCACACTGGGAGAAGACCATGTCCCGACGGTACAAGAAG GTAAAGATGCAGTGCCGGAAGGGCATCCCTTCAGCTCTGCGGGCCCGGTGCTGGCCTCTGCTGTGTGGGGCTCAGGTGTGTCAGAAGAACAGCCCTGGCACCTATCAG GAGCTGGCAGAAGCCCCTGGAGACCCACAGTGGATGGAGACCATTGGCAGAGACCTACACCGTCAGTTCCCTCTACATGAGATGTTTGTGTCACCCCAGGGTCATGG GCAGCAGGGGCTCCTGCAGGTTCTCAAGGCCTACACCCTGTATAGACCGGAGCAGGGCTATTGCCAGGCCCAGGGCCCTGTGGCGGCTGTGCTGCTCATGTACCTGCCTCCGGAG GAGGCCTTCTGGTGCTTGGTGCAGATCTGCGAGGTCTACCTTCCTGGCTACTATGGGCCCCACATG GAGGCTGTGCGTCTGGACGCGGAGGTCTTCATGGCCCTGCTACGGCGGCTGCTCCCACGTGTGCACAAGCACCTGCAGCAGGTGGGCGTCGGGCCCCTGCTCTACCTGCCTGAGTGGTTCCTGTGCCTCTTCGCCCGCTCCCTGCCATTCCCCACGGTGCTGCGCATCTGGGATGCTTTCCTCAGCGAGG GTGCCAAGGTGCTGTTCCGAGTGGGGCTGACACTGGTGCGCCTGGCACTGGGCACTGCAGAACAGCGCATGGCCTGCCCAGGACTCCTGGAGACGCTTGGTGCCCTTCGAGCTATCCCTCCCGCTCAGCTGCAGGAAGAGGTCTTCATGTCCCAG GTACACAGCGTGGCCCTGTCAGAGCGGGACCTGCAGCGGGAGATCAGGGTCCAGCTGGCCCAGCTGTCCAAGTCAGCATCTGAGCCACTACCTCGGCCACAGGCCCGCCTTCCTGGGGCCCAGGCCATCTTCGAGGCCCAGCAGTTGGCAGGGGCACGAGGGAGTGCCAGGCCTGAGGTACCTCGAATCGTGGTGCAGCCCCCAGAGGAGACCACGCCACCACGACGCAAACCCCAGACTCGTGGCAAGACTTTCCATGGGCTCCTGACTCGGTCCAGGGGACCCCCCATGGAGGGTGCCCCCAGGCCCCATCGAGGTTCTGCCTCCTTTTTGGACACCCGCTTCTGA
- the Rad9a gene encoding cell cycle checkpoint control protein RAD9A isoform X4 yields MKCLVTGGNVKVLGKAVHSLSRIGDELYLEPLEDGLSLRTVNSSRSAYACFLFAPLFFQQYQAATPGQDLLRCKILMKSFLSVFRSLAMLEKTVEKCCISLNDRNSRLVVQLHCKYGVRKTHNLSFQDCESLQAVFDPSLCPHVLRAPARILGEAILPFPPTLAEVTLGIGRGRRVILRSYLEEEAADSTVKAMVTEMSIGEEDFQQLQAPEGVAITFCLKEFRGLLSFAESAHLPLSVHFDAPGSTSHLDDFASDDIDSYMIAMETTVGSEGPRALPSISLSPGPASEEEDEAEPSTVPGTPPPKKFRSLFFGSILAPVHSPQGPNPVLAEDSDGEG; encoded by the exons ATGAAGTGCCTGGTCACGGGTGGAAACGTAAAGG TGCTGGGCAAGGCCGTCCACTCCCTGTCCCGTATCGGGGACGAGCTGTACCTGGAACCTTTGGAGGACGGG CTCTCCCTCCGGACCGTGAACTCCTCCCGCTCTGCCTATGCGTGTTTCCTGTTTGCCCCCCTCTTCTTCCAGCAATACCAGGCAGCCACCCCTGGTCAGGACCTGCTGCGCTGTAAGATCCTGATGAAG TCCTTCCTGTCCGTCTTCCGCTCTCTGGCCATGCTGGAGAAGACTGTGGAAAAATGCTGCATCTCTCTGAATGACAGGAACAGCCGCCTGGTGGTCCAGCTGCACTGCAAGTATG GGGTGAGGAAGACTCACAACCTGTCCTTCCAGGACTGCGAATCCCTGCAGGCTGTCTTCGACCCATCCTTGTGCCCCCATGTGCTCCGCGCCCCAGCACG GATCCTGGGGGAGGCCATTCTGCCCTTTCCCCCCACATTGGCTGAAGTGACATTGGGCATTGGCCGTGGCCGCCGGGTCATTCTTCGAAGCtacctggaggaggaggcag CAGACAGCACCGTCAAAGCCATGGTGACTGAGATGAGCATTGGGGAGGAGGATTTCCAGCAGTTGCAGGCCCCAGAAGGAGTGGCCATCACTTTCTGCCTCAAGGAATTCCGC GGCCTCCTGAGCTTTGCAGAATCAGCACATTTGCCTCTTAGCGTTCACTTTGATGCTCCAGGCAG CACATCCCACCTGGATGACTTTGCCAGTGATGACATTGACTCTTACATGATCGCTATGGAAACCACTGTAGGCAGTGAGGGCCCACGGGCACTGCCCTCCATTTCCCTTTCCCCTGGCCCCGCctcagaggaggaagatgaagctGAGCCCAGTACAGTGCCTGGGACTCCCCCACCCAAGAAG TTCCGCTCGCTGTTCTTTGGCTCCATCCTGGCCCCAGTCCACTCTCCCCAGGGCCCCAACCCTGTGCTGGCTGAAGACAGTGATGGTGAAGGCTGA
- the Carns1 gene encoding carnosine synthase 1 → MLSLDPLHPQWDCPLDSKDLDREVGPWGGGSGVPPTDCFPGSWHQDVGLDCKGSPEGAEARAWTVYYYSLLQSCLQQAGLPETQDRSHVPRTGCPGAEVTLCLLGSPSTFLSVLLEGGVQSPGNMLLCLSPAWLTKVAAPGQPGEAALLVSKAVSFYPGGLTFLDDFVPPRRATYFLAGLGLGPGHSREAAELARNLTCPTGASAELARLLEDRLLMRRLLSQQGGVAVPATLAFTYKPPALLRGGDASPGLRLVELSGKEGQETLVKEEVEAFLHSEALGDALQVAVKLSGWRWQGRQVLYLHPRAERDTVVDTVLMLLEKLEEEESVLVEAMCPSVQLPFPGGPSPSPELAVRICTVVCRTQGDRPLLSKVVCGVGRGDRPLRHQNSLPSTLEVALAQLGLGEPAQVAVVRQRVKAAAEAALAAVLALEAGLSAEQRGGRRARTDFLGVDFALTVVGRELTPVALELNGGLCLEACGALEGLWAAPRLGPAVEEAAAAPLVETMLRRSARCLMEGKQLLVVGAGGVSKKFVWEAARDYGLQLHLVESDPNHFASQLVQTFIHFDVTEHRRDEENARLLAELVRARGLKLDGCFSYWDDCLVLTALLCQELGLPCSSPAAMCLAKQKSRTQLHLLRHHGPPWPAPSIHAVACCPLESEADVERAVHQVPLPGVMKLEFGAGAVGVRLVEDAPQCHEHFSRISRDLQGEADHPGIGLGWGNAMLLMEFVEGTEHDVDLVVFGGRLLAAFVSDNGPTRLPGFTETAACMPTGLAPEQEAQMVQAAFRCCLGCGLLDGVFNVELKLTGAGPRLIEINPRMGGFYLRDWILELYGVDLLLAAAMVACGLRPALPAHPRARGYLVGVMCLVSQHLQALSSTASRETLQALHDQGLLRLNLLEEALVPGEYEEPYCSVACAGPSPAEARLRLLGLCQGLGIDGPNYPVAHFLSHFK, encoded by the exons ATG CTCTCCCTGGATCCACTGCATCCCCAGTGGGACTGTCCCCTGGATTCCAAGGACCTGGACAGAGAGGTGGGCCCATGGGGCGGGGGCTCTGGTGTACCGCCCACAGACTGCTTCCCTGGCTCCTGGCACCAGGATGTGGGCTTGGACTGCAAGGGCTCTCCCGAGGGGGCCGAGGCCCGGGCCTGGACCGTCTACTACTACAGCCTCCTGCAGAGCTGTCTGCAGCAAGCTGGCCTTCCGGAGACTCAGGACCGCAGCCATGTGCCCCGCACAG GCTGCCCTGGGGCAGAGGTGACCTTGTGCCTTCTGGGATCCCCCAGCACCTTTCTGTCTGTGCTGCTGGAGGGTGGGGTGCAGAGCCCGG GAAACATGCTCCTTTGCCTGTCCCCTGCTTGGCTGACGAAGGTAGCAGCACCAGGGCAGCCGGGTGAGGCGGCCCTGCTGGTCTCCAAGGCTGTGAGCTTCTACCCAGGGGGCCTGACATTCCTGGATGACTTTGTCCCCCCTCGGCGTGCCACCTACTTCCTGGCAGGCCTCGGACTAGGGCCTGGCCATAgccgggaggcagcagagctggcccGAAACCTGACTTGCCCCACAGGAGCCTCGGCAGAGCTGGCCCGGCTGCTGGAGGACCGGCTGCTGATGAGGCGGTTGCTGTCCCAGCAGGGTGGTGTGGCTGTGCCAGCTACCCTGGCTTTCACCTACAAGCCTCCAGCGCTGTTGCGGGGAGGGGATGCCAGCCCAGGACTACGGCTGGTGGAGCTGAGTGGCAAAGAGGGCCAGGAAACACTGGTGAAAGAGGAAGTAGAGGCCTTTCTGCACTCCGAGGCCCTGGGCGATGCCCTGCAG GTGGCTGTGAAGCTCAGTGGCTGGCGCTGGCAGGGGCGGCAGGTTCTGTATCTGCATCCACGGGCAGAGCGTGACACAGTGGTGGACACAGTGCTGATGTTGCTGGAGAAGCTGGAAGAAGAGGAAAGTGTCCTGGTTGAGGCCATGTGCCCATCTGTCCAGCTGCCCTTCCCAG GCGGTCCCTCTCCCAGCCCTGAGCTGGCTGTGCGAATTTGTACTGTAGTGTGCCGTACTCAGGGTGACAGGCCCCTGCTGAGCAAG GTGGTGTGCGGCGTGGGTCGTGGGGACCGTCCTCTGCGGCACCAGAACTCCCTGCCAAGTACGCTGGAGGTGGCGCTGGCCCAATTAGGACTGGGCGAGCCAGCGCAGGTGGCGGTCGTGCGGCAGCGCGTCAAGGCTGCAGCTGAAGCTGCGCTGGCTGCCGTGCTAGCGCTGGAGGCCGGCCTGAGCGCCGAGCAGCGCGGCGGGCGCCGGGCCCGCACTGACTTTCTTG GAGTGGACTTCGCACTGACAGTGGTCGGCCGCGAGCTGACTCCAGTGGCCCTGGAGCTGAACGGCGGCCTGTGCCTAGAGGCCTGCGGCGCGCTGGAGGGGCTGTGGGCCGCGCCCCGCCTGGGGCCCGCGGtcgaggaggcggcggcggcgccaCTCGTGGAGACCATGCTGCGGCGCTCGGCGCGCTGCCTCATGGAGGGGAAGCAGCTGCTGGTGGTTGGCGCCGGCGGAGTCAGCAAGAAGTTCGTGTGGGAGGCGGCGCGCGACTACGGGCTCCAG CTGCACCTGGTGGAATCAGACCCCAACCACTTTGCATCCCAGCTGGTGCAGACCTTCATTCACTTTGATGTGACAGAGCACCGCAGGGATGAGGAGAATGCGAGGCTGCTGGCAGAGCTGGTACGGGCACGTGGCCTGAAGTTGGATGGCTGCTTCTCCTACTGGGATGACTGTCTGGTGCTCACAGCCCTGCTCTGCCAGGAGTTGGGGCTGCCCTGCAGCTCCCCAGCTGCCATGTGCCTGGCCAAACAGAAGAGCCGCACCCAACTGCACCTGTTGCGCCATCATGGCCCGCCCTGGCCTGCACCCTCCATCCATGCTGTGGCCTGCTGTCCATTAGAGAGTGAGGCAGATGTGGAGAGGGCTGTCCACCAGGTTCCCCTGCCAGGGGTAATGAAGCTGGAGTTTGGGGCAGGTGCAGTGGGTGTGCGGCTGGTAGAAGATGCACCACAGTGCCATGAGCACTTTTCCCGAATCTCCCGTGACTTGCAGGGTGAGGCTGACCACCCAGGCattgggctgggctggggcaatGCCATGCTGCTAATGGAGTTTGTTGAGGGCACTGAGCATGATGTGGACCTGGTGGTGTTTGGTGGGCGGCTGCTGGCCGCCTTTGTCTCTGACAATGGCCCCACAAGGCTGCCTGGCTTCACAGAGACCGCAGCCTGCATGCCTACAGGGCTGGCACCAGAGCAGGAAGCACAGATGGTGCAGGCAGCCTTCCGCTGCTGCCTGGGCTGTGGGCTGCTTGATGGGGTCTTTAATGTGGAGCTTAAGCTGACTGGGGCAGGGCCTCGGCTCATCGAGATCAACCCCCGCATGGGTGGTTTCTACCTGCGTGACTGGATCCTGGAGCTCTATGGTGTGGATCTGCTGCTGGCTGCTGCTATGGTGGCCTGTGGCCTTCGGCCTGCCCTTCCTGCCCATCCACGTGCCCGTGGCTACCTTGTGGGCGTCATGTGCCTGGTGTCCCAGCACCTGCAGGCATTGAGTTCCACTGCTAGCCGAGAGACTTTGCAGGCCCTGCATGACCAGGGCCTGCTGCGCCTCAATCTGCTGGAGGAGGCCCTGGTGCCTGGTGAGTATGAGGAGCCCTACTGCAGTGTGGCCTGTGCTGGGCCCAGCCCCGCTGAGGCCCGCCTCCGCCTGCTGGGTCTCTGCCAGGGACTGGGCATTGATGGGCCAAACTACCCAGTTGCCCACTTCCTGTCTCACTTCAAATAG
- the Rad9a gene encoding cell cycle checkpoint control protein RAD9A isoform X2, protein MKCLVTGGNVKVLGKAVHSLSRIGDELYLEPLEDGLSLRTVNSSRSAYACFLFAPLFFQQYQAATPGQDLLRCKILMKSFLSVFRSLAMLEKTVEKCCISLNDRNSRLVVQLHCKYGVRKTHNLSFQDCESLQAVFDPSLCPHVLRAPARILGEAILPFPPTLAEVTLGIGRGRRVILRSYLEEEADSTVKAMVTEMSIGEEDFQQLQAPEGVAITFCLKEFRGLLSFAESAHLPLSVHFDAPGRPAIFTIEDSLLDGHFVLATLSEPNLHSQDLGSPELHRPVPQLQAPSTSHLDDFASDDIDSYMIAMETTVGSEGPRALPSISLSPGPASEEEDEAEPSTVPGTPPPKKFRSLFFGSILAPVHSPQGPNPVLAEDSDGEG, encoded by the exons ATGAAGTGCCTGGTCACGGGTGGAAACGTAAAGG TGCTGGGCAAGGCCGTCCACTCCCTGTCCCGTATCGGGGACGAGCTGTACCTGGAACCTTTGGAGGACGGG CTCTCCCTCCGGACCGTGAACTCCTCCCGCTCTGCCTATGCGTGTTTCCTGTTTGCCCCCCTCTTCTTCCAGCAATACCAGGCAGCCACCCCTGGTCAGGACCTGCTGCGCTGTAAGATCCTGATGAAG TCCTTCCTGTCCGTCTTCCGCTCTCTGGCCATGCTGGAGAAGACTGTGGAAAAATGCTGCATCTCTCTGAATGACAGGAACAGCCGCCTGGTGGTCCAGCTGCACTGCAAGTATG GGGTGAGGAAGACTCACAACCTGTCCTTCCAGGACTGCGAATCCCTGCAGGCTGTCTTCGACCCATCCTTGTGCCCCCATGTGCTCCGCGCCCCAGCACG GATCCTGGGGGAGGCCATTCTGCCCTTTCCCCCCACATTGGCTGAAGTGACATTGGGCATTGGCCGTGGCCGCCGGGTCATTCTTCGAAGCtacctggaggaggaggcag ACAGCACCGTCAAAGCCATGGTGACTGAGATGAGCATTGGGGAGGAGGATTTCCAGCAGTTGCAGGCCCCAGAAGGAGTGGCCATCACTTTCTGCCTCAAGGAATTCCGC GGCCTCCTGAGCTTTGCAGAATCAGCACATTTGCCTCTTAGCGTTCACTTTGATGCTCCAGGCAG GCCAGCCATCTTCACCATTGAGGACTCTTTGCTGGATGGCCACTTTGTCTTGGCCACACTCTCAGAGCCGAACCTGCACTCCCAGGACTTGGGCTCCCCAGAGCTCCACAGGCCAGTGCCTCAGTTGCAGGCTCCCAG CACATCCCACCTGGATGACTTTGCCAGTGATGACATTGACTCTTACATGATCGCTATGGAAACCACTGTAGGCAGTGAGGGCCCACGGGCACTGCCCTCCATTTCCCTTTCCCCTGGCCCCGCctcagaggaggaagatgaagctGAGCCCAGTACAGTGCCTGGGACTCCCCCACCCAAGAAG TTCCGCTCGCTGTTCTTTGGCTCCATCCTGGCCCCAGTCCACTCTCCCCAGGGCCCCAACCCTGTGCTGGCTGAAGACAGTGATGGTGAAGGCTGA
- the Rad9a gene encoding cell cycle checkpoint control protein RAD9A isoform X3, with translation MKCLVTGGNVKVLGKAVHSLSRIGDELYLEPLEDGQYQAATPGQDLLRCKILMKSFLSVFRSLAMLEKTVEKCCISLNDRNSRLVVQLHCKYGVRKTHNLSFQDCESLQAVFDPSLCPHVLRAPARILGEAILPFPPTLAEVTLGIGRGRRVILRSYLEEEAADSTVKAMVTEMSIGEEDFQQLQAPEGVAITFCLKEFRGLLSFAESAHLPLSVHFDAPGRPAIFTIEDSLLDGHFVLATLSEPNLHSQDLGSPELHRPVPQLQAPSTSHLDDFASDDIDSYMIAMETTVGSEGPRALPSISLSPGPASEEEDEAEPSTVPGTPPPKKFRSLFFGSILAPVHSPQGPNPVLAEDSDGEG, from the exons ATGAAGTGCCTGGTCACGGGTGGAAACGTAAAGG TGCTGGGCAAGGCCGTCCACTCCCTGTCCCGTATCGGGGACGAGCTGTACCTGGAACCTTTGGAGGACGGG CAATACCAGGCAGCCACCCCTGGTCAGGACCTGCTGCGCTGTAAGATCCTGATGAAG TCCTTCCTGTCCGTCTTCCGCTCTCTGGCCATGCTGGAGAAGACTGTGGAAAAATGCTGCATCTCTCTGAATGACAGGAACAGCCGCCTGGTGGTCCAGCTGCACTGCAAGTATG GGGTGAGGAAGACTCACAACCTGTCCTTCCAGGACTGCGAATCCCTGCAGGCTGTCTTCGACCCATCCTTGTGCCCCCATGTGCTCCGCGCCCCAGCACG GATCCTGGGGGAGGCCATTCTGCCCTTTCCCCCCACATTGGCTGAAGTGACATTGGGCATTGGCCGTGGCCGCCGGGTCATTCTTCGAAGCtacctggaggaggaggcag CAGACAGCACCGTCAAAGCCATGGTGACTGAGATGAGCATTGGGGAGGAGGATTTCCAGCAGTTGCAGGCCCCAGAAGGAGTGGCCATCACTTTCTGCCTCAAGGAATTCCGC GGCCTCCTGAGCTTTGCAGAATCAGCACATTTGCCTCTTAGCGTTCACTTTGATGCTCCAGGCAG GCCAGCCATCTTCACCATTGAGGACTCTTTGCTGGATGGCCACTTTGTCTTGGCCACACTCTCAGAGCCGAACCTGCACTCCCAGGACTTGGGCTCCCCAGAGCTCCACAGGCCAGTGCCTCAGTTGCAGGCTCCCAG CACATCCCACCTGGATGACTTTGCCAGTGATGACATTGACTCTTACATGATCGCTATGGAAACCACTGTAGGCAGTGAGGGCCCACGGGCACTGCCCTCCATTTCCCTTTCCCCTGGCCCCGCctcagaggaggaagatgaagctGAGCCCAGTACAGTGCCTGGGACTCCCCCACCCAAGAAG TTCCGCTCGCTGTTCTTTGGCTCCATCCTGGCCCCAGTCCACTCTCCCCAGGGCCCCAACCCTGTGCTGGCTGAAGACAGTGATGGTGAAGGCTGA
- the Ppp1ca gene encoding serine/threonine-protein phosphatase PP1-alpha catalytic subunit — MSDSEKLNLDSIIGRLLEVQGSRPGKNVQLTENEIRGLCLKSREIFLSQPILLELEAPLKICGDIHGQYYDLLRLFEYGGFPPESNYLFLGDYVDRGKQSLETICLLLAYKIKYPENFFLLRGNHECASINRIYGFYDECKRRYNIKLWKTFTDCFNCLPIAAIVDEKIFCCHGGLSPDLQSMEQIRRIMRPTDVPDQGLLCDLLWSDPDKDVQGWGENDRGVSFTFGAEVVAKFLHKHDLDLICRAHQVVEDGYEFFAKRQLVTLFSAPNYCGEFDNAGAMMSVDETLMCSFQILKPADKNKGKYGQFSGLNPGGRPITPPRNSAKAKK; from the exons ATGTCAGACAGCGAGAAGCTCAATTTGGACTCTATCATCGGGCGCTTGCTGGAAG TGCAGGGCTCACGACCTGGGAAGAATGTACAGCTGACAGAGAACGAGATCCGTGGTCTGTGCCTCAAATCCCGGGAGATATTCCTGAGCCAGCCCATTCTTCTGGAGCTGGAGGCTCCCCTCAAGATCTGCG GTGACATCCACGGCCAGTACTATGACCTCCTGCGGCTGTTTGAGTATGGTGGCTTCCCTCCAGAGAGCAACTACCTCTTTCTGGGGGACTATGTAGACCGGGGCAAGCAGTCTTTGGAGACCATCTGCCTGCTACTGGCCTATAAGATCAAGTACCCTGAGAACTTCTTCCTGCTGCGCGGGAACCACGAGTGTGCCAGCATCAACCGCATCTATGGCTTCTACGATGAAT GCAAGAGACGCTACAACATCAAACTGTGGAAAACATTCACCGACTGCTTCAACTGCCTGCCCATTGCAGCCATTGTGGACGAGAAGATCTTCTGCTGCCACGGAG GCCTGTCTCCAGATCTGCAGTCCATGGAGCAGATTCGGCGTATCATGCGGCCCACAGACGTGCCTGACCAAGGCCTGCTGTGTGACTTGCTGTGGTCTGACCCCGACAAGGATGTGCAGGGCTGGGGCGAGAATGACCGTGGCGTCTCCTTTACTTTTGGGGCTGAGGTGGTGGCCAAGTTCCTGCACAAGCACGACTTGGACCTCATCTGCCGGGCACACCAG GTGGTAGAAGATGGCTATGAGTTCTTTGCCAAGCGGCAGCTGGTAACACTTTTCTCAGCTCCCAATTACTGTGGTGAGTTTGACAATGCTGGTGCCATGATGAGTGTGGATGAGACCCTCATGTGCTCCTTCCAG ATCCTCAAGCCCGCTGACAAGAACAAGGGGAAATATGGGCAGTTCAGTGGCCTGAACCCTGGAGGCCGACCCATCACCCCACCCCGCAACTCCGCCAAAGCCAAGAAATAA
- the Rad9a gene encoding cell cycle checkpoint control protein RAD9A isoform X1, which produces MKCLVTGGNVKVLGKAVHSLSRIGDELYLEPLEDGLSLRTVNSSRSAYACFLFAPLFFQQYQAATPGQDLLRCKILMKSFLSVFRSLAMLEKTVEKCCISLNDRNSRLVVQLHCKYGVRKTHNLSFQDCESLQAVFDPSLCPHVLRAPARILGEAILPFPPTLAEVTLGIGRGRRVILRSYLEEEAADSTVKAMVTEMSIGEEDFQQLQAPEGVAITFCLKEFRGLLSFAESAHLPLSVHFDAPGRPAIFTIEDSLLDGHFVLATLSEPNLHSQDLGSPELHRPVPQLQAPSTSHLDDFASDDIDSYMIAMETTVGSEGPRALPSISLSPGPASEEEDEAEPSTVPGTPPPKKFRSLFFGSILAPVHSPQGPNPVLAEDSDGEG; this is translated from the exons ATGAAGTGCCTGGTCACGGGTGGAAACGTAAAGG TGCTGGGCAAGGCCGTCCACTCCCTGTCCCGTATCGGGGACGAGCTGTACCTGGAACCTTTGGAGGACGGG CTCTCCCTCCGGACCGTGAACTCCTCCCGCTCTGCCTATGCGTGTTTCCTGTTTGCCCCCCTCTTCTTCCAGCAATACCAGGCAGCCACCCCTGGTCAGGACCTGCTGCGCTGTAAGATCCTGATGAAG TCCTTCCTGTCCGTCTTCCGCTCTCTGGCCATGCTGGAGAAGACTGTGGAAAAATGCTGCATCTCTCTGAATGACAGGAACAGCCGCCTGGTGGTCCAGCTGCACTGCAAGTATG GGGTGAGGAAGACTCACAACCTGTCCTTCCAGGACTGCGAATCCCTGCAGGCTGTCTTCGACCCATCCTTGTGCCCCCATGTGCTCCGCGCCCCAGCACG GATCCTGGGGGAGGCCATTCTGCCCTTTCCCCCCACATTGGCTGAAGTGACATTGGGCATTGGCCGTGGCCGCCGGGTCATTCTTCGAAGCtacctggaggaggaggcag CAGACAGCACCGTCAAAGCCATGGTGACTGAGATGAGCATTGGGGAGGAGGATTTCCAGCAGTTGCAGGCCCCAGAAGGAGTGGCCATCACTTTCTGCCTCAAGGAATTCCGC GGCCTCCTGAGCTTTGCAGAATCAGCACATTTGCCTCTTAGCGTTCACTTTGATGCTCCAGGCAG GCCAGCCATCTTCACCATTGAGGACTCTTTGCTGGATGGCCACTTTGTCTTGGCCACACTCTCAGAGCCGAACCTGCACTCCCAGGACTTGGGCTCCCCAGAGCTCCACAGGCCAGTGCCTCAGTTGCAGGCTCCCAG CACATCCCACCTGGATGACTTTGCCAGTGATGACATTGACTCTTACATGATCGCTATGGAAACCACTGTAGGCAGTGAGGGCCCACGGGCACTGCCCTCCATTTCCCTTTCCCCTGGCCCCGCctcagaggaggaagatgaagctGAGCCCAGTACAGTGCCTGGGACTCCCCCACCCAAGAAG TTCCGCTCGCTGTTCTTTGGCTCCATCCTGGCCCCAGTCCACTCTCCCCAGGGCCCCAACCCTGTGCTGGCTGAAGACAGTGATGGTGAAGGCTGA